In a genomic window of Corynebacterium choanae:
- a CDS encoding TrmH family RNA methyltransferase, which produces MKDSAPMHYTKRTPRVVKAAKLKKAAERKRRGQMLVEGSNALQAATDQGEILDLFATDEAFIEYRELIEQAARAGAYVHRIDDSAKHALADTVTSPGLFGVCRTILQPVDAILDEDPQLLVVGVDTQEPGNCGTLIRLAAALGADAIIFAGDSADPQGGKAVRSSAGSIFTIPVARVEDPSELVEELHRRNINTVATTLHAPHSLHDPKISASLASPTAWLFGNEAHGLRDKVANSATLQVRLPMSPRVESLNVAAAAAICVWESARALGTVTDKQP; this is translated from the coding sequence GTGAAAGACAGCGCACCGATGCACTACACCAAACGCACCCCCCGGGTCGTGAAAGCAGCCAAATTGAAAAAGGCCGCCGAACGAAAACGGCGGGGACAGATGCTGGTGGAAGGCTCGAATGCTCTCCAGGCAGCCACCGATCAAGGAGAAATCCTTGATCTTTTCGCAACGGATGAAGCATTTATCGAATATCGCGAGCTCATTGAGCAAGCAGCTCGCGCCGGTGCCTATGTGCATCGCATCGATGACTCGGCCAAGCATGCCCTAGCCGACACTGTCACTTCACCTGGTTTGTTTGGGGTGTGTCGGACGATTCTGCAGCCGGTCGATGCGATTCTCGACGAAGATCCACAACTGCTTGTGGTGGGGGTGGACACACAAGAACCCGGAAACTGTGGAACCCTGATTCGGCTGGCTGCCGCGCTCGGCGCAGATGCCATCATTTTCGCCGGGGACAGTGCAGATCCCCAAGGTGGCAAAGCAGTGCGTTCCAGTGCGGGAAGTATCTTTACCATTCCTGTTGCCCGGGTGGAAGATCCCAGCGAACTAGTAGAAGAGCTGCATCGACGCAACATCAACACCGTAGCGACAACCCTGCACGCGCCCCACAGCCTGCACGATCCAAAAATATCGGCCTCCTTAGCCTCACCGACTGCCTGGCTATTCGGAAACGAAGCCCACGGACTGCGGGACAAGGTAGCAAATTCGGCAACCTTGCAAGTACGGCTACCAATGAGTCCGAGAGTGGAATCGCTCAACGTCGCCGCGGCGGCGGCAATTTGTGTCTGGGAATCCGCCCGTGCGTTAGGCACGGTTACCGACAAGCAGCCGTAA
- the rpmI gene encoding 50S ribosomal protein L35 — MKQKTHKGTAKRVKITGSGKLRREQANRRHLLEGKPSTRTRRLKGTTDVDKADTRRVKRLLGKA, encoded by the coding sequence ATGAAGCAGAAGACCCACAAGGGCACCGCCAAGCGCGTGAAGATCACCGGTTCCGGCAAACTTCGTCGTGAACAGGCCAACCGTCGCCACCTGCTGGAAGGTAAGCCTTCCACCCGCACCCGTCGCCTGAAGGGCACCACGGATGTTGACAAGGCTGACACCCGCCGCGTGAAGCGTCTGCTGGGCAAGGCATAG
- the infC gene encoding translation initiation factor IF-3 — MHPSLKFAHHHSFSTLGVPISAEARINERIRVPEVRLVGPDGEQVGIVRIEDARKIAYEADLDLVELAPNAKPPVCKIMDYGKFKYEQAQKARESRRNQQQTVVKEQKLRPKIDDHDYETKKGNVIRFLEKGSKVKVTIMFRGREQSRPELGFRLLDRLANDVAEYGVVETKPKQDGRNMTMVLGPIRKAKK; from the coding sequence CTGCACCCTTCACTCAAGTTTGCGCACCATCACAGTTTTTCGACTCTAGGAGTTCCCATCAGCGCTGAAGCTCGCATTAATGAGCGTATCCGAGTACCCGAGGTTCGACTGGTCGGACCTGACGGAGAGCAGGTGGGCATCGTTCGTATTGAGGACGCCCGCAAAATCGCTTATGAGGCCGACCTTGATCTCGTAGAACTTGCCCCAAATGCGAAACCGCCGGTTTGCAAGATCATGGACTATGGCAAGTTCAAATATGAACAAGCCCAAAAAGCCCGTGAATCGCGTCGTAACCAGCAGCAAACTGTTGTCAAAGAACAGAAGCTGCGGCCGAAGATTGACGACCACGACTACGAGACCAAAAAAGGCAACGTTATTCGTTTCCTTGAAAAAGGTTCCAAGGTTAAGGTCACCATTATGTTCCGTGGCCGTGAACAGTCACGCCCGGAACTGGGGTTCCGACTCCTCGACCGACTGGCGAACGACGTTGCCGAATATGGTGTCGTCGAAACGAAGCCAAAGCAAGATGGTCGCAACATGACGATGGTGTTGGGGCCGATTCGCAAAGCGAAGAAGTAA
- the rplT gene encoding 50S ribosomal protein L20: MARVKRSVNAKKKRREILKSAKGYRGQRSRLYRKAKEQWLHSMTYAYRDRRKRKGQFRRLWITRINAAARMNDITYNRLIQGLKLAGIEVDRKMLAELAVSDFAAFTAICEAAKAALPEDVNAPKAA, translated from the coding sequence GTGGCACGTGTTAAGCGGTCAGTCAACGCGAAGAAGAAGCGTCGCGAAATTCTGAAGTCTGCCAAGGGTTACCGTGGCCAGCGTTCCCGCCTGTACCGGAAGGCGAAGGAACAGTGGCTGCACTCCATGACCTACGCCTACCGCGATCGTCGTAAGCGTAAGGGTCAGTTCCGTCGCCTGTGGATCACCCGTATTAATGCGGCTGCTCGCATGAACGACATCACCTACAACCGGCTGATCCAGGGTCTCAAGCTGGCCGGTATCGAAGTTGACCGGAAGATGCTCGCCGAGCTCGCTGTTTCCGACTTTGCCGCCTTCACCGCAATTTGCGAAGCTGCGAAAGCTGCGCTGCCAGAAGATGTGAACGCGCCAAAGGCTGCATAA
- the pheS gene encoding phenylalanine--tRNA ligase subunit alpha, protein MSDIALTEANLTELARKACAAFDNAKDLEELQQLRRDHLGDDAPLSLARRSLGFLPKEERKEAGRLVNIARGQAERRYGEVNVVLTEQRDAQRLIDERVDVTVATPRRRRGAMHPITALSEQVADIFLAMGWEIADGPEVEAEYFNFDALNFLPDHPARTLQDTFHIAPHGSGKVLRTHTSPVQMRTMLAREVPIYIACPGRVFRTDELDATHTPVFHQVEGLAVDKGLTMAHLKGTLDHLARTLFGEGTTTRMRTNYFPFTEPSAEVDVWFPNKKGGPGWIEWGGCGMVNPNVLRAAGIDPEEYNGFAFGMGLERTLQFMNGLSDMRDMVEGDIRFTSPFGVQA, encoded by the coding sequence GTGAGTGACATTGCGCTGACTGAAGCGAATCTAACCGAGCTGGCCCGCAAGGCGTGCGCTGCATTCGACAATGCGAAGGATCTTGAGGAGCTTCAGCAGCTTCGTCGGGATCACCTGGGAGACGATGCGCCCCTGTCGCTGGCACGTCGCTCGTTGGGTTTTCTCCCGAAAGAAGAACGCAAAGAAGCTGGCCGCCTGGTCAATATTGCCCGTGGCCAAGCTGAACGACGCTACGGCGAAGTGAACGTGGTGCTCACTGAACAGCGTGACGCGCAGCGTCTCATCGACGAACGAGTAGATGTTACGGTTGCCACTCCCAGGCGGCGCCGCGGTGCAATGCATCCGATCACCGCACTTTCGGAACAAGTTGCGGATATTTTCCTGGCCATGGGCTGGGAGATTGCCGACGGTCCGGAAGTCGAAGCAGAATACTTCAACTTTGACGCACTGAACTTCCTGCCGGATCACCCGGCACGAACACTGCAAGACACCTTCCATATCGCCCCGCACGGTTCCGGCAAAGTGCTGCGCACCCACACCTCACCGGTGCAGATGCGCACCATGCTCGCGCGTGAAGTACCGATCTATATCGCCTGCCCGGGTCGCGTATTTCGCACCGATGAGCTCGATGCCACCCACACTCCAGTGTTCCACCAGGTAGAAGGTCTCGCCGTGGATAAAGGGCTGACTATGGCCCATTTGAAGGGCACTCTCGACCATCTGGCGCGCACCCTGTTTGGGGAAGGCACCACCACACGGATGCGCACCAACTATTTCCCCTTCACTGAACCCTCCGCTGAAGTCGACGTGTGGTTCCCAAATAAAAAGGGAGGACCCGGCTGGATTGAATGGGGCGGCTGCGGCATGGTGAATCCGAATGTGCTGCGCGCAGCAGGCATTGATCCTGAAGAGTACAACGGCTTCGCGTTCGGCATGGGGTTGGAACGCACCCTGCAATTTATGAACGGTTTATCCGATATGCGCGACATGGTTGAAGGCGATATTCGTTTCACTAGCCCATTTGGGGTGCAGGCTTAG